One stretch of Actinacidiphila sp. DG2A-62 DNA includes these proteins:
- the ppgK gene encoding polyphosphate--glucose phosphotransferase, with protein sequence MDMFGVDIGGTGIKGAPVDLAKGALAEERLKVPTPHPATPDAVVEGVEEVVRHFGHTGPLGVTFPGVVVDGVTRTAANVDKGWIGCDARKLIGERLGVPVVVLNDADAAGVAEMTFGAGRGRSGTVIVLTLGTGIGSAVFADGRLVPNTELGHLELHGHDAEKRASVKAREDEDLSWEHWAHRLRKYLAHVEMLFSPELFVIGGGISRKADKFLPLITGINAEIVPAELQNNAGIVGAAMAAAKL encoded by the coding sequence ATGGACATGTTCGGAGTGGACATCGGCGGCACGGGCATCAAGGGTGCCCCCGTCGACCTGGCGAAGGGCGCCCTCGCCGAGGAGCGCCTGAAGGTGCCCACGCCGCACCCGGCGACGCCCGACGCCGTCGTGGAGGGCGTGGAGGAGGTCGTGCGGCACTTCGGCCACACCGGGCCGCTCGGCGTGACCTTCCCCGGTGTGGTGGTGGACGGCGTGACCCGCACCGCGGCGAACGTGGACAAGGGCTGGATCGGCTGCGACGCCCGCAAGCTGATCGGTGAGCGGCTCGGCGTGCCGGTCGTGGTGCTGAACGACGCGGACGCGGCGGGCGTGGCCGAGATGACGTTCGGGGCGGGCCGCGGCCGCAGCGGCACCGTCATCGTCCTCACCCTCGGCACCGGCATCGGCAGCGCGGTCTTCGCCGACGGCCGGCTGGTGCCCAACACCGAGCTGGGCCACCTGGAGCTGCACGGCCACGACGCGGAGAAGCGCGCGTCGGTCAAGGCGCGGGAGGACGAGGACCTGAGCTGGGAGCACTGGGCGCACCGGCTGCGCAAGTATCTCGCGCACGTGGAGATGCTGTTCTCGCCCGAGCTGTTCGTGATCGGCGGTGGCATCAGCCGCAAGGCGGACAAGTTCCTGCCGCTGATCACCGGGATCAACGCGGAGATCGTTCCCGCGGAGCTGCAGAACAACGCCGGGATCGTCGGCGCCGCGATGGCAGCCGCAAAGCTCTGA
- the ychF gene encoding redox-regulated ATPase YchF, which translates to MSLTIGIVGLPNVGKSTLFNALTKNDVLAANYPFATIEPNVGVVGVPDPRLATLAEIFGSARVLPATVDFVDIAGIVRGASEGEGLGNKFLANIRESDAICQVIRAFKDENVVHVDGKVSPKDDIETINTELILADLQSVEKALPRLTKEARLQKEKAAVLAAAEAAQEILAAGETLFSRGITKGTEQGVLLHELHLLTTKPFLYVFNVDEDELTDESFKDEQRALVAPAEAIFLNAKLEADLAELDDAEALELLQSVGQQEPGLATLARVGFETLGLQTYLTAGPKESRAWTIKRGATAPEAAGVIHTDFQKGFIKAEVISFDDLVAAGSVAEARAKGKARMEGKDYVMQDGDVVEFRFNV; encoded by the coding sequence GTGTCGCTCACCATCGGAATCGTCGGTCTGCCGAACGTCGGCAAGTCGACGCTCTTCAACGCCCTGACCAAGAACGACGTGCTCGCGGCCAACTACCCGTTCGCCACCATCGAGCCCAACGTCGGCGTGGTGGGCGTGCCCGACCCGCGCCTGGCCACGCTCGCGGAGATCTTCGGCTCGGCGCGGGTGCTGCCCGCCACCGTCGACTTCGTGGACATCGCCGGCATTGTCCGCGGCGCCTCCGAAGGCGAGGGCCTGGGCAACAAGTTCCTGGCGAACATCCGCGAGTCCGACGCGATCTGCCAGGTCATCCGCGCCTTCAAGGACGAGAACGTGGTCCACGTGGACGGCAAGGTCTCGCCCAAGGACGACATCGAGACGATCAACACCGAGCTGATCCTCGCCGACCTGCAGTCCGTGGAGAAGGCGCTGCCGCGGCTGACCAAGGAGGCCCGGCTGCAGAAGGAGAAGGCCGCGGTGCTGGCCGCCGCCGAGGCCGCGCAGGAGATCCTCGCGGCCGGCGAGACCCTCTTCTCCCGCGGCATCACCAAGGGCACCGAGCAGGGCGTGCTGCTGCACGAGCTGCACCTGCTGACCACCAAGCCGTTCCTCTACGTCTTCAACGTCGACGAGGACGAGCTGACCGACGAGTCCTTCAAGGACGAGCAGCGCGCCCTGGTCGCGCCGGCCGAGGCGATCTTCCTCAACGCCAAGCTGGAGGCCGACCTCGCCGAGCTGGACGACGCCGAGGCGCTGGAACTCCTGCAGTCCGTCGGCCAGCAGGAGCCGGGCCTGGCCACCCTCGCCCGCGTCGGCTTCGAGACCCTGGGCCTGCAGACCTACCTCACCGCGGGCCCCAAGGAGTCCCGCGCCTGGACCATCAAGCGCGGCGCCACGGCCCCCGAGGCCGCCGGAGTCATCCACACCGACTTCCAGAAGGGCTTCATCAAGGCCGAGGTCATCTCCTTCGACGACCTCGTCGCCGCCGGCTCCGTGGCCGAGGCCCGCGCCAAGGGCAAGGCCCGCATGGAGGGCAAGGACTACGTCATGCAGGACGGCGACGTGGTCGAGTTCAGGTTCAACGTGTAG
- a CDS encoding DUF6542 domain-containing protein, translating to MDQHTARTGAPGPAPGGEAAAGVYRAPRPAHPEPGAARRPRAVQGPRPRLTGLGTGALTTVVTALGGGLDSLLFGGPGVLFGVVFVAVSIAGALYVRPYDLVAAPVSAPIAFAVGIALTADSGAGGLVGHLLGVFTGLATMTGWLYTGTALAALIAGVRALRLPSRRRRSRRCSAAPRERSPR from the coding sequence GTGGACCAACACACTGCGCGCACGGGCGCTCCCGGCCCGGCCCCCGGCGGGGAGGCCGCCGCCGGCGTCTACCGCGCCCCGCGCCCGGCCCACCCGGAGCCCGGCGCGGCCCGCCGCCCGCGCGCCGTCCAGGGGCCCAGGCCGCGGCTGACCGGGTTGGGCACCGGCGCGCTGACCACCGTGGTGACCGCGCTCGGCGGCGGCCTCGACTCGCTGCTGTTCGGCGGCCCCGGCGTCCTCTTCGGCGTGGTCTTCGTCGCCGTGAGCATCGCCGGGGCCCTCTACGTACGGCCCTACGACCTGGTGGCCGCGCCGGTCTCGGCGCCCATCGCCTTCGCCGTCGGCATCGCCCTGACGGCCGACAGCGGCGCCGGCGGTCTGGTCGGCCACCTGCTGGGCGTCTTCACCGGCCTGGCCACGATGACCGGCTGGCTGTACACCGGCACGGCGCTGGCCGCGCTGATCGCCGGGGTCAGAGCTTTGCGGCTGCCATCGCGGCGCCGACGATCCCGGCGTTGTTCTGCAGCTCCGCGGGAACGATCTCCGCGTTGA
- a CDS encoding LacI family DNA-binding transcriptional regulator, which produces MATVRLRDVAERAGVSIRTVSNVVNGYAQVADDTRRRVEKAVAELGYRPNLAARNLKRGRTGMVALVVPELDVPYFSELARAVIAEGRKHGWTVVIDQTDGEPDRERELIIGGAGAALFDGVILSPLSLSQADLAERRGGSPLVLLGERIAESPYDHVAIDNVAAAYAATEHLLDLGRTRVAAVGDQPYDTGETAQLRTRGYRDAHAARGLAVDDSLIVATHRFHRSDGAAAMAALLDRPGGPPDAVFCYNDLLALGAVRTLLTRGLRIPQDVAVVGFDDIEAGRYNTPTLTTVSPDKAVIARLAVERLTARIAAGSSGADPAQAGPPAEFWAPHRLIVRESTGG; this is translated from the coding sequence ATGGCCACCGTCCGACTGCGTGACGTCGCCGAACGAGCCGGTGTGTCGATCCGTACGGTGTCCAACGTCGTCAACGGCTACGCGCAGGTCGCCGACGACACCCGGCGGCGGGTCGAGAAGGCGGTCGCCGAGCTCGGCTACCGCCCCAACCTGGCCGCGCGCAACCTCAAGCGCGGCCGCACCGGCATGGTCGCCCTGGTCGTGCCCGAGCTGGACGTGCCGTACTTCTCCGAACTGGCCCGCGCCGTCATCGCCGAGGGCCGCAAGCACGGCTGGACGGTGGTCATAGACCAGACCGACGGGGAGCCGGACCGCGAGCGGGAGCTGATCATCGGCGGGGCGGGCGCGGCGCTGTTCGACGGCGTCATCCTCAGCCCGCTCTCGCTCTCCCAGGCCGACCTGGCCGAACGCCGCGGCGGCAGCCCGCTGGTGTTGCTCGGCGAGCGGATCGCGGAGAGCCCGTACGACCACGTCGCGATCGACAACGTGGCCGCCGCGTACGCCGCGACCGAGCACCTGCTCGACCTGGGCAGGACGCGCGTGGCCGCGGTCGGCGACCAGCCCTACGACACCGGCGAGACCGCGCAGTTGCGCACCCGCGGCTACCGGGACGCGCACGCCGCGCGCGGCCTGGCGGTGGACGACTCGCTGATCGTCGCCACCCACCGCTTCCACCGCTCCGACGGCGCGGCGGCGATGGCCGCGCTGCTGGACCGGCCGGGCGGCCCGCCCGACGCGGTCTTCTGCTACAACGACCTGCTGGCGCTGGGCGCCGTGCGCACCCTGCTCACCCGGGGGCTGCGCATCCCGCAGGACGTGGCGGTGGTCGGCTTCGACGACATCGAGGCGGGCCGCTACAACACCCCGACGCTGACCACGGTCTCGCCGGACAAGGCGGTCATCGCGCGACTCGCCGTCGAGCGGCTCACCGCGCGGATCGCCGCGGGCTCGTCCGGCGCGGACCCGGCGCAGGCGGGCCCTCCCGCGGAGTTCTGGGCGCCGCACCGGCTGATCGTGCGGGAGAGCACGGGGGGTTGA
- a CDS encoding LysR substrate-binding domain-containing protein, protein MTGSHASASFRLAYVPGVTPGKWVRIWEERLPGVPLSLVQVPAADAPGVLRALDADAGFVRLPIDRTDLSAIPLYVETTVVVVPKDHLLTAADEVTPEDLAEETVLHPLDDTLDWEGPPGLPARERPPTTADAVALVAAGVGVLVVPQSLARLHHRRDVAYRPLTGVPASQVALSWREDTTTDLVEDFIGIVRGRTVNSSRGRGGASPGPAGAKPAAKGEGAQKSAKAAAAKSAKSAKSAKSGGRSGATPRAGAGGKRTAKGGAAKSTGRGRPRRRS, encoded by the coding sequence GTGACCGGCTCGCACGCATCCGCCTCCTTCCGCCTCGCGTACGTCCCGGGTGTGACGCCCGGGAAGTGGGTGCGGATCTGGGAGGAGCGGCTGCCCGGCGTGCCGCTCAGCCTCGTCCAGGTGCCCGCCGCGGACGCCCCCGGTGTGCTGCGCGCCCTCGACGCGGACGCCGGCTTCGTACGGCTGCCGATCGACCGTACGGACCTCAGCGCGATCCCGCTCTACGTCGAGACGACCGTCGTCGTGGTGCCCAAGGACCACCTGCTGACGGCGGCCGACGAGGTCACGCCCGAGGACCTCGCCGAGGAGACCGTGCTGCATCCGCTCGACGACACGCTGGACTGGGAGGGTCCGCCCGGGCTGCCCGCGCGGGAGCGTCCGCCGACCACCGCGGACGCGGTCGCGCTGGTCGCGGCGGGCGTCGGCGTGCTGGTCGTGCCGCAGTCGCTGGCCCGCCTGCACCACCGCAGGGACGTCGCCTACCGGCCGCTGACCGGCGTCCCGGCCTCGCAGGTCGCGCTCTCCTGGCGGGAGGACACGACCACCGATCTGGTCGAGGACTTCATCGGCATCGTCCGCGGCCGTACGGTCAACAGCTCGCGCGGACGCGGGGGTGCGTCCCCGGGGCCCGCGGGTGCGAAGCCGGCGGCGAAGGGGGAGGGAGCGCAGAAGTCCGCGAAGGCCGCTGCGGCCAAGTCCGCCAAGTCTGCCAAGTCCGCCAAGTCCGGCGGCAGGTCCGGCGCCACCCCCCGCGCCGGCGCCGGCGGCAAGCGCACCGCCAAGGGCGGCGCGGCGAAGAGCACCGGCCGCGGCCGCCCCCGCCGCCGCTCCTAG
- a CDS encoding glycoside hydrolase family 2 protein → MPRPEYPRPHFDRSYAWQSLNGTWEFAADPHGTATPAELSARPWPQRITVPFAWETEASGVGAHWLEHGWYRRTVSVPEEWRGLRVVLHFGAVHHHATVWVDGVEVGAHEGGYTPFAFDITDALAGRDHGTVLVRVHAPVDKREIVHGKQRSVPRDDYDDCAFTPTSGIWQPVWLEARPATHIASVALAPSEGLDAIVADIAVAGPAAAGARLTVQAVGGEPVSVPAGSVRVVLPVASPRLWSPADPYLYGVTVTLDSADGSDQVGCSTGLRRIETDGDRLLLNGERLYVRGVLDQGYWPRTGLTAPDDQAFVTDLELAREAGFNVVRKHLKLEDPRFLHHADRLGMLVWAEPASTGTFGERAAARFEAQIAPMVARDGNHPSVVVWGLYNEEWGLDWDVPGDEAKQAAVRRAYDLLKELDDTRPVADNSGWTHVATDLVDWHVYDETPAGWSAKVRALLDRDATDFPVGLGGGTVVRKRLMADGGTVPELPHLNSEYGGGKTSVERGWNQRWQTAELRRHDLLSGYVWTELYDVEHEMAGVYAFDRSRKDDGGNPAAHAHADTVLVVDLEPAAPGRDLVVGADRKAAFDVRISYHGPRPERFAVAAVWGPVMGHPGGITVGGRGGELPGGADLSGSAAAAVTVEPYRLSEPVHVAESLPEGVSAARLHLFALGPDGTVRGATCVDVAVG, encoded by the coding sequence ATGCCCCGCCCCGAGTATCCCCGCCCGCACTTCGACCGCTCGTACGCCTGGCAGAGCCTCAACGGCACCTGGGAGTTCGCCGCCGACCCCCACGGCACCGCGACGCCCGCGGAGTTGTCGGCGCGGCCGTGGCCGCAGCGGATCACCGTGCCGTTCGCCTGGGAGACCGAGGCGTCGGGGGTGGGCGCGCACTGGCTGGAGCACGGCTGGTACCGGCGCACGGTGAGCGTGCCCGAGGAGTGGCGGGGGCTGCGCGTGGTGCTGCACTTCGGCGCGGTCCACCACCACGCCACGGTGTGGGTGGACGGCGTCGAGGTCGGCGCACACGAGGGCGGCTACACGCCGTTCGCCTTCGACATCACCGACGCGCTGGCCGGCCGGGACCACGGCACGGTGCTGGTGCGCGTGCACGCGCCCGTCGACAAGCGGGAGATCGTGCACGGCAAGCAGCGCAGCGTCCCGCGCGACGACTACGACGACTGCGCGTTCACCCCGACCAGCGGCATCTGGCAGCCGGTGTGGCTGGAGGCGCGGCCCGCCACCCACATCGCCTCGGTCGCGCTGGCGCCCTCCGAAGGGCTCGACGCGATCGTCGCGGACATCGCGGTGGCCGGCCCGGCCGCGGCGGGCGCGCGGCTGACCGTGCAGGCGGTCGGCGGCGAGCCGGTGAGCGTGCCGGCCGGCAGTGTGCGCGTGGTGCTGCCGGTCGCCTCGCCGCGGCTGTGGTCGCCCGCGGACCCGTACCTCTACGGCGTGACGGTGACGCTCGACTCGGCCGACGGCTCCGACCAGGTCGGCTGCTCGACCGGTCTGCGGCGGATCGAGACGGACGGCGACCGGCTGCTGCTCAACGGCGAACGCCTGTACGTGCGCGGGGTGTTGGACCAGGGTTACTGGCCGCGCACCGGGCTGACCGCACCGGACGACCAGGCGTTCGTCACCGACCTGGAGCTCGCCCGCGAGGCCGGGTTCAATGTGGTGCGCAAGCACCTGAAGCTGGAGGACCCGCGGTTCCTGCACCACGCCGACCGGCTGGGCATGCTGGTGTGGGCGGAGCCGGCCAGCACCGGCACCTTCGGCGAGCGGGCCGCGGCGCGCTTCGAGGCGCAGATCGCGCCGATGGTCGCCCGCGACGGCAACCACCCCAGCGTCGTCGTCTGGGGCCTGTACAACGAGGAGTGGGGGCTGGACTGGGACGTCCCCGGCGACGAGGCCAAGCAGGCCGCGGTCCGGCGGGCGTACGACCTGCTCAAGGAGCTGGACGACACGCGCCCGGTGGCCGACAACTCCGGCTGGACGCACGTGGCCACCGACCTGGTGGACTGGCACGTCTACGACGAGACGCCGGCCGGCTGGTCGGCGAAGGTCCGCGCGCTGCTCGACCGGGACGCCACCGACTTCCCGGTCGGCCTCGGCGGCGGCACCGTGGTCCGCAAGCGGCTGATGGCCGACGGCGGCACCGTCCCCGAACTCCCGCACCTCAACAGCGAGTACGGCGGCGGGAAGACCAGCGTCGAGCGCGGCTGGAACCAGCGCTGGCAGACCGCCGAACTGCGCCGCCACGACCTGCTCTCGGGCTACGTGTGGACCGAACTGTACGACGTCGAGCACGAGATGGCCGGCGTCTACGCCTTCGACCGCTCGCGCAAGGACGACGGCGGCAACCCCGCGGCCCACGCGCACGCCGACACCGTGCTGGTCGTCGACCTCGAACCGGCCGCGCCCGGGCGGGATCTGGTGGTCGGCGCGGACCGCAAGGCGGCGTTCGACGTACGGATCTCCTACCACGGCCCGCGGCCCGAGCGGTTCGCGGTGGCGGCGGTGTGGGGGCCGGTGATGGGCCACCCCGGTGGGATCACGGTCGGCGGGCGCGGGGGCGAACTCCCGGGCGGCGCCGACCTGTCGGGGAGCGCGGCGGCGGCGGTCACCGTCGAGCCGTACCGGCTGAGCGAGCCGGTGCACGTCGCCGAGTCCCTGCCCGAGGGGGTGTCGGCCGCCCGCCTGCACCTGTTCGCCCTCGGCCCGGACGGCACGGTGCGCGGCGCGACCTGCGTGGACGTCGCGGTGGGGTGA
- a CDS encoding DUF5997 family protein: MTSHKTTQTMKPATAAKKLGVYLPATPADFQEGVVSRDELNALQADPPEWLTALRRNGPHPRPVVAARLGVSIAGLARGGVTDPLTTAEIEALRAAPPAWLERERTTAAQVRAENARLADAARRKESRGTAPDA, encoded by the coding sequence ATGACGTCGCACAAGACCACCCAGACGATGAAGCCCGCGACCGCGGCGAAGAAGCTGGGCGTGTACCTCCCGGCCACCCCCGCGGACTTTCAGGAGGGCGTCGTCTCCCGCGACGAGCTGAACGCGCTGCAGGCCGACCCGCCCGAGTGGCTGACCGCGCTGCGCCGCAACGGCCCGCACCCCCGCCCGGTCGTCGCCGCGCGGCTCGGCGTCTCGATCGCGGGACTGGCCCGCGGCGGCGTCACCGACCCGCTCACCACGGCCGAGATCGAGGCCCTGCGGGCCGCGCCGCCCGCCTGGCTCGAACGCGAGCGCACCACCGCCGCCCAGGTCCGCGCCGAGAACGCCCGCCTCGCCGACGCCGCCCGCCGCAAGGAGTCCCGCGGCACCGCGCCGGACGCCTGA
- a CDS encoding carbohydrate ABC transporter permease, with the protein MSKKDRTSDTVPIHLYGLRRGTVTVVTLICGLFAAFILAPLLWLLINATKTQANVYGTPGFWFARPFHLFQNLSALGRDVSGAGVYLQWLGNTLLYAGSAAIGATLLSAMAGYGFARFGFRGSNALFYLVMSTLLVPITSVALPLFLVYAKVGLVNSVWGMILPSMVSPVGIYLMRTYIDASVPRDLIDAARMDGAGEIRIFLRIVLPLTVPGLVTVLLLTVVAVWNNYFLPLIIFSRNRLYPLTVGLSSLSHAAETGSKAELVPVLIAGGLVTILPLIVLFLFLEKYFRGGALQGSTTG; encoded by the coding sequence ATGAGCAAGAAGGACCGCACGAGCGACACCGTGCCGATCCACCTGTACGGGCTGCGCCGCGGCACCGTCACCGTCGTCACGCTGATCTGCGGGCTGTTCGCCGCGTTCATCCTGGCGCCGCTGCTGTGGCTGCTGATCAACGCGACCAAGACGCAGGCCAACGTCTACGGCACGCCCGGCTTCTGGTTCGCCCGCCCCTTCCACCTCTTCCAGAACCTGTCCGCGCTGGGCCGCGACGTCAGCGGCGCGGGCGTCTACCTGCAGTGGCTCGGCAACACGCTGCTGTACGCGGGCAGCGCCGCGATCGGCGCCACCCTGCTGTCGGCGATGGCCGGCTACGGCTTCGCGCGCTTCGGCTTCCGCGGCTCCAACGCGCTGTTCTACCTGGTGATGTCGACGCTCCTGGTGCCGATCACCTCCGTCGCGCTGCCGCTGTTCCTGGTGTACGCCAAGGTCGGGCTGGTCAACTCGGTGTGGGGGATGATCCTGCCGAGCATGGTCTCGCCGGTCGGCATCTACCTGATGCGCACCTACATCGACGCCTCGGTGCCGCGCGACCTGATCGACGCGGCCCGGATGGACGGCGCCGGCGAGATCCGGATCTTCCTGCGGATCGTGCTGCCGCTGACCGTGCCCGGCCTGGTCACCGTGCTGCTGCTGACCGTCGTGGCGGTCTGGAACAACTACTTCCTGCCGCTGATCATCTTCAGCCGCAACCGGCTCTACCCGCTGACCGTCGGCCTGTCCTCGCTGTCGCACGCGGCGGAGACCGGCTCCAAGGCCGAACTGGTCCCGGTCCTCATCGCCGGCGGCCTGGTGACGATCCTGCCGCTGATCGTGCTGTTCCTGTTCCTGGAGAAGTACTTCAGGGGCGGCGCGCTCCAGGGCAGCACCACCGGCTGA
- a CDS encoding DUF6461 domain-containing protein — protein sequence MDGIQWLATEDHFDLGYWVLFAQGLEPAELVRRLAPVTPVAGPVTRVDVDDVEDSAAGDAVVVRAGSSAGWAFGIVEGGPVGRAPDRGAGALSAGARAVELWRTVNGDTGFAFAEDGRTVCRFEPGREHERAGSEPDRLLPALRAAGLVLPDGTTPFEHGEDLPDALPRVLALAEAEFGLDLPRQAVLADALTAGLLEV from the coding sequence GTGGACGGCATCCAGTGGCTCGCGACCGAGGACCACTTCGACCTCGGCTACTGGGTGCTGTTCGCCCAGGGGCTGGAGCCCGCGGAGTTGGTGCGGCGGCTCGCGCCGGTGACGCCGGTGGCCGGCCCGGTGACGCGCGTGGACGTGGACGACGTCGAGGACTCGGCCGCGGGCGACGCCGTCGTGGTGCGGGCCGGGAGCAGCGCGGGCTGGGCGTTCGGGATCGTGGAGGGCGGCCCGGTCGGCCGCGCTCCCGACCGGGGCGCCGGCGCGCTCTCGGCCGGCGCCCGGGCCGTGGAGCTGTGGCGCACGGTGAACGGCGACACCGGCTTCGCGTTCGCCGAGGACGGGCGGACGGTGTGCCGGTTCGAGCCGGGGCGCGAGCACGAGCGCGCCGGCTCCGAGCCCGACCGCCTGCTGCCCGCCCTGCGCGCCGCCGGGCTGGTGCTGCCGGACGGCACGACGCCCTTCGAGCACGGCGAGGACCTGCCCGACGCGCTGCCGCGGGTGCTGGCGCTGGCCGAGGCGGAGTTCGGCCTCGACCTGCCGCGGCAGGCGGTGCTGGCGGACGCGCTGACCGCCGGGCTGCTGGAGGTGTGA
- a CDS encoding 4-hydroxy-3-methylbut-2-enyl diphosphate reductase, translating into MTTDTTRRVLLAAPRGYCAGVDRAVITVEKALEQYGAPVYVRKQIVHNKYVVQTLEKKGAIFVDETQEVPEDAIVIFSAHGVAPVVHEEAAERRLASIDATCPLVTKVHKEARRFADSDYDILLIGHEGHEEVIGTMGEAPERMHLVDGPEDAAKVRVRDEDKVVWLSQTTLSVDETMETVDALKNRFPNLLSPPSDDICYATQNRQVAVKQIAAEADLVIVVGSRNSSNSIRLVEVALQSGAGASHLVDFAEECEDAWLEGVATVGVTSGASVPEVLVDGVLEWLAARGFADVSVVTSAKESIQFSLPKELRRDLRAEAAARASAER; encoded by the coding sequence ATGACCACTGACACCACCCGCCGTGTCCTGCTCGCCGCCCCTCGCGGCTACTGCGCGGGCGTCGACCGCGCCGTCATCACCGTCGAGAAGGCGCTGGAGCAGTACGGCGCGCCGGTCTACGTCCGCAAGCAGATCGTCCACAACAAGTACGTCGTGCAGACCCTGGAGAAGAAGGGCGCGATCTTCGTCGACGAGACGCAGGAAGTGCCCGAGGACGCCATCGTGATCTTCTCCGCGCACGGCGTCGCCCCGGTCGTGCACGAGGAGGCCGCCGAGCGCCGCCTCGCCTCCATCGACGCGACGTGCCCGCTGGTGACCAAGGTCCACAAGGAGGCCCGGCGGTTCGCCGACTCCGACTACGACATCCTGCTCATCGGCCACGAGGGCCATGAGGAGGTCATCGGCACCATGGGCGAGGCCCCGGAGCGGATGCACCTGGTGGACGGCCCCGAGGACGCCGCCAAGGTCCGGGTCCGGGACGAGGACAAGGTGGTGTGGCTCTCGCAGACCACGCTGTCGGTGGACGAGACCATGGAGACGGTGGACGCGCTGAAGAACCGCTTCCCGAACCTCCTCTCACCGCCCAGCGACGACATCTGCTACGCCACCCAGAACCGCCAGGTCGCGGTGAAGCAGATCGCCGCGGAGGCGGACCTGGTGATCGTGGTCGGCTCCCGCAACTCCTCGAACTCCATCCGCCTGGTCGAGGTCGCCCTGCAGTCCGGCGCGGGCGCCTCCCACCTGGTGGACTTCGCCGAGGAGTGCGAGGACGCCTGGCTGGAGGGCGTCGCCACGGTCGGCGTCACCTCGGGCGCCTCGGTGCCGGAGGTCCTGGTCGACGGCGTCCTGGAGTGGCTGGCCGCGCGCGGCTTCGCCGATGTGTCGGTGGTGACGTCGGCGAAGGAGTCGATCCAGTTCTCGCTGCCCAAGGAACTCCGCCGCGACCTGCGTGCGGAGGCCGCCGCCCGGGCATCTGCCGAGAGGTGA
- a CDS encoding GDSL-type esterase/lipase family protein: MTPFKRQRGRTAAALVVGAAALCMAGIAPAATAQPQTRADTPWVVSLGDSFISGEAGRWAGNSNDGGDGIAGTDRAFDPATGTTDPHRVYGPSYDDGCNRSDSAEVHSAPGQDRRLNLACSGATSTAILLPEHGGSPFKTEPSQAEQLQKAVTGHSVRAVVVSVGGNDLGFESVITSCAGSFLTPFGASPCAPTQGPAVAWLPAMRTAAVDALADITTAMDRAGHPRGSYRLILQSYPSPLPDAAHVRYPGDKYDRLTTGGCPFFDEDLTWAHDELVPEISRTLAEAARAGGAEFLDLSRAFDGREVCSTGTVQADAGHQPSGSTSEWVRFVTTGAGQGQKQESLHPDYYGQQALGACLALDLARTPGAYACTNTPGAAPTAMTLRPTPTT; encoded by the coding sequence ATGACACCTTTCAAGCGTCAGCGGGGCCGTACGGCCGCCGCTCTGGTGGTCGGTGCCGCGGCTCTGTGCATGGCCGGGATCGCGCCGGCCGCCACCGCGCAGCCGCAGACCAGGGCGGACACCCCGTGGGTGGTCTCGCTGGGCGACAGCTTCATCTCGGGCGAGGCCGGCCGGTGGGCGGGCAACAGCAACGACGGCGGCGACGGCATCGCCGGCACCGACCGGGCCTTCGACCCCGCGACGGGCACGACCGACCCGCACCGGGTGTACGGCCCCTCGTACGATGACGGCTGCAACCGCTCCGACAGCGCCGAGGTCCACTCCGCGCCCGGCCAGGACCGCCGGCTCAACCTCGCGTGCTCGGGCGCCACGTCCACCGCGATCCTGCTGCCCGAGCACGGCGGCAGCCCGTTCAAGACCGAACCGTCCCAGGCCGAGCAGCTCCAGAAGGCCGTGACCGGGCACAGCGTGCGCGCGGTGGTCGTCTCGGTCGGCGGCAACGACCTGGGTTTCGAGAGCGTCATCACCTCCTGCGCAGGCAGCTTCCTCACGCCGTTCGGCGCCAGCCCCTGCGCTCCGACGCAAGGTCCCGCGGTGGCCTGGCTGCCCGCGATGCGCACCGCGGCCGTCGACGCGCTGGCCGACATCACCACCGCCATGGACCGGGCCGGGCACCCCAGGGGCAGCTACCGCCTGATCCTGCAGTCCTACCCCTCGCCGCTGCCGGACGCCGCGCACGTGCGCTACCCCGGGGACAAGTACGACCGTCTGACCACCGGCGGCTGCCCGTTCTTCGACGAGGACCTCACCTGGGCGCACGACGAACTCGTGCCCGAGATCAGCCGCACGCTGGCGGAGGCCGCGCGCGCCGGCGGGGCGGAGTTCCTCGACCTGTCGCGCGCCTTCGACGGCCGGGAGGTCTGCTCCACCGGCACCGTCCAGGCCGACGCCGGCCACCAGCCCTCCGGCAGCACCAGCGAGTGGGTGCGCTTCGTGACCACCGGCGCGGGCCAGGGCCAGAAGCAGGAGTCCCTGCACCCCGACTACTACGGCCAGCAGGCCCTGGGCGCCTGCCTCGCCCTGGACCTCGCCCGCACCCCCGGCGCCTACGCCTGCACCAACACCCCGGGGGCGGCCCCCACCGCCATGACCCTCCGCCCCACCCCCACCACCTGA